The genomic region CTCAGTTTCCTGGAAACAGGCCCTTGGGTATCACCCACAGGCAGAGATACCAGGCAGGCCCTACTCCCGGTCCCCATTTGTACCCCCTCCCTCCATGGTGGGGTTCTAAGGAGGGGTCTTAGGAGGAATTcattttctcctgcctcccttgtTTGTTCCCAGGAGGAGATTAAACAGGACAAAAGAATTTTGTCCTCTGGGAATACGAGCTCTTGGCCCCAGTCCCTGGACCCTCCAACAGAGCACCTTCCTTCATCCGGCTGGTGATCCTTCCCTGATGAAGAGGCTCTGGTGACCAGACAGTGATTGGATGGGCCCACAGGGCGAGGAGgaggtcacttcaggggaaaaggAGGTGGTGTGGGATTGCAGGCTAGGCAAGGAGGCAGCTGAGAGCAAGGGGAGAGAATGGCATCGTGGAGGGaagaaggggcagggagagggaagtaGAAACAGAAACAGTGTGAggcaagacagagaaagaggggatGTGCAAGCAAAGAGCTAGttaattagaataaaatttagaaaaaggagAGACAGTGAAAAGACAAATATATCTATCTATAGCTACATGTAGGGAGAGACTCAAGAGAGGTataaagagagggaggagtgaggTAACAGGCAGAGAGGGGAGTACTAGAGAAAGGCTGGCCCAGAGACTCAGGGACACAGGAGACTGGGTGTCCTGGGTGTTCGTTGTTAGGATGGAAGCAGAACAAAGGAATGAGCTGGGTAAGCAAAAGAAGGGGCGAGTCTGCAGCAGCCTCTGGCCTGAGAGCTGCCCAGCCTCTGGAACTCGGATCTCCACAGTAGGTGAGTGAATTTCTGGGGTGGTTCTGAAGAGGCAGCATGTGTGGAGGCTCCGTGACTGGATTCCTATGGGGCAATGGTCTGCCACAAGGAAggtgaaaagaagaaatcaaaaacagAACCCTACATGTTAAATCTTTTGGGAGCCTTAGAAAGCCTTGGGAAACTTCTTCAGTTTACAGGCTGGAACTGTGGCCCTGGTGCTGATGGGCCACTGAGCAGCACACATCAGTGTGAGGCAGAGGAAAAGCTGCCCTCTGTCTCCTCACCCATGACCTCAGAGTTTGCCCACTGCACTGCCTTCTCtggaggagggagctggagggCCCAGGGTTTGGGATCTGAAGAGAGCAGGGGACCAGTGGTCACAATGAGCACTGGGTGGGGCTATACTCCTGGATCCCCATGGGGATGGGAAGGGGTGCTCAGCTCCAGACATCTTTTCTGTGTGTGCCTTCCAGGTGTTTCTTTTCGCTCCCTGTTCTCTCTTCCCCAGCTAGCTCTCAGACTAATTAGTGTGGGGGCTTAAGTGAGCCTGTGGGAAGGACAGGCAAGCCTTTCCCACGAGCTCAGGTTCTTGCAGCCTAGTGGCCAGCCAGGACCAGAACAGGGGAGAAGATGAAATGCGCAGAGGGGAGGGTGTGTCTGAGCTGAAGAGTGGGAAGTGTTCTATCTTCCCAGGTGAGGGGTGCAGGAGGATGGGAGCTACATGGAGAAGGTGGAAGGGAATATGAGCCCTGGGAGCAGGGACAAGTTGCAGGGTCTTAAACAGAGACCTGGACAGTTTGTTAAGGTGTCAGAGCAAATAGGAGCTCCACAGGATGAAACCCAGAAGTTAGCATgtgggctcagagaggggaaaggcACAGGTAGGGGCACATTACATGGTGCTGTGTATGGGGGCATGGAATAGGTGGGCACACACTGGAGAGGTGAGTCTGCAGAGTGGAGCCTATGTGAAGATAGCAGCCTGGCTTAGGAAGTTCAGAGGTGAGGTAGGGCCGAGGCTGAGCTGCGGTCAGCTAGTTATGAAAGCTGAAGGGTTTCTGCCTGGGACAAAGTACATATGAACAGCATAGAGGCACTGAATAGAATCTGAAAGGACCAGCATATATGATCTGAGAATGGATGGTGGGTCCACTGGATAGCAACATCTCCCTTCCCCTGCATCCTCAGACGTGAGTATTCAGCCCTACAGGAACCTCTCTGGTATAGGAGTGGGGAGACCACGGCTTTCCCCACAAGGAGGACAGAGGGGGCCCCTGCATGCCCGGCGTCGCCATCGCACCACCTTCAGTCCAATGCAGTTGGAACAGCTGGAGTCAGCCTTTGGGAGGAACCAGTACCCTGACATTTGGGTCCGAGAAAGCCTTGCCCAGGACACAGGCCTCAGTGAGGCCAGAATCCAGGTGATCCCccaaggccccttttctctgGGAATAAGTTCAGTTTTGGTGCTGAGGCACTACTGGGACACAAATTCTCACAGGAATATTATAACCCTAACCTAATATTCACCAAAACATAGCCTCATCCAACAGTGAACATAACCTCGTCTGCATTGGGAGTGTCACTTAAGTTAACTAACCTTAGTGTTAACCTAATCTACCTTGAATTTCAACACTCACCCCCAACTTTAATAGTGATGTGAATTCCAACAGAAATTCAATCATAACTGTTCACCTGCATGCGCATGTGTATATGACTTTATCCCTAACCATGGCCTCAAAGCTCAATCAGACTAATGCTTCTTCAATTCTAACCATGGACTTAATCAATCTTAAGTATAAACCCTACCCTAAATCCAACACTGTATAAAACAGTCATTCATTGCATTAATCTCTAATAACCTTAGGGGAGATTTCCTATTTTCTGGGGAGGAAAAATGCCATTGTGTCatatttatctctttctttttggatGTTGGACATTTCTTACCCAAAGTTATAGTAGGGCAAAGTTAGATACAAGTTGGGGATAATAGCATGCATTTCACTTTTTCAGTAGATCTGGCTCAGATGTGCTTTCTAGAGAGCTTTACTTTCTGTGGTGATGTGGAACAGACTTATGCCTTGTACCTGTACCTTCTgccattgggggaggggggctgcatGTGACAATGCCACCTATTTGAGAGAAGGACTCTGATGTGGCTATTCTTCTCCCTACCCAGGTCTGGTTCCAGAACCGCAGAGCTAAGCAGAGGAAGCAAGAGCGATCACTGCTTCAGCCACTGACCCATCTGTCTCCTGCCACCTTCTCTGGTTTCTTGTCTGAGTCTCCTGCTTGCCCCTACTTTTACTCAACACCATCTCCACCAGGGACCTGCTTTTCTCTCCCCTACAATCATTCTCTTCCCTCCCAGCCCTCTACAGGTGGTTTCTTTGCTCAACTCCACCAGTCTGAAGACTGGTACCCTACCTTGCACACAAACCCTGCTGGTCATCCACCCTGTCCTCCACTCCCACCCATGCTTCCCCTCAGCCTTGAGCAACCAAAGTCTTGGAACTAATATCAAAAAGTGCTGATAAGGTAGTTCCCAGCCTATGGCCTTTAGGAAATGCAGAGAAAACTATGTGGCTTCCTTTTCTTCTAAGAGTAAAGTAGAAATATGGTGAAGGGAAACTCagattgaaaatttaaaagtggGAGATCATGATAAAGGCTCACTGAGGTGactaaaagaatttagaaaggtGAAACTACTGGGAGATATACATAAGCCTCAGTAGAAGTGGAGAAAGAGTAGTTTTGATAGAAGCAATTGTTTCTGCTGGTGAATGGAAATTGTCAAAGGAGATAGAACTTGTGAGACTTCACTCATTGAGATGGTGATTGAAAATCATCATTCCAGCTGTCGCTAGCTGATTTCAAGAGGACTTTAGATTTAAAGTCTTGAATTATtgaattattcttttcttctccattccAGCAGACACTGCTTTTGTTGGCCCAATATTTTCTAGTTCTTCTCATTGGTTCCCTTAACTTTGTCATTTCCACTTCCAACAGACCACGTAAATCCAGTCATCAAAGAATGGCTCTCCAAcgtcttataaaaaataaataggatcTTATTCACTTGGCCTGTAAGAGTCTTCAACATTCTTTCAACCTAACTTTTAAGTTGACTGcatgtttttcttaaaattggaacaaatgaaatttttttgtgtgtgcagatTCCATAAAGACTGTGCAGAAATATATATGATCAAAGCCAGGCAATTCCATTTACAGCACTATTTTTTATGTAGTTACATGATGTGACTGTAGCTTTTTAAACTATGAAACCCCTGATTATACTTTCTAGtctaattatttataataaattgtgATTTCAAATGTTTGCTACTTCTTGGACCTTTAAGAAacattcttaataaattttatagaatTCTGAGAAAaaggttgttgtttttctttcaagttttaaACCGCTTCAATATTTAGAAGAGGTCTGGGTATAGCTGTAGCATTTCATAtgcttttttagagagaaagggacagtttTCTTGGCCACTGAAgatgtgttgggcaaataagtttgtaaaatttgtgttacttggctttgctcacttttgttgttaaaaatggcactgcccacataggGCAActgattaccttcatgcttgggaaggggcttggttatgctaatgtgtgctggaggagggacttttGTGTGCTGGAGCTAAGAGGCCATTTTGAGAGGAGATCACATTGTTGCAGGGAGAGATGCCACATGgttggagaggaggcagggagcaagatggaggtgtacagagagaagaagatggggaacagaggtgaataaggctggtgagctagagcctttgattctaggaaactcggctttgggagccctgaatggaaagggaagtgtttttcccactgtgtgtatttcttgcctgccaagtgcaagctaggattaaagctaatggcccaccagttcttggctctgttgtttcattactgtctgtctgaatcaaatgtgaacctgcaccaatcaggcagctgtgatggtcgccatggctactggctttacaagatgTTTCTCATGTAATCAAACAACAGTTTATACATCCTGAtcctatttttcattttactggGTGTTTCTTTGGAGTTAAAATAACTATGATAGCTTAATCAAAAGTAGTCATCAATCCCTTCTGGGTTAAAGCTGAACATTCCACATAGCAGTACactcctatctctttttttttttacagggacagagagagagtcagagagagggataaatagggacagacagacaggaacgaagagagatgagaagcatcaattattagtttttcgttgtgacaccttagttgttcattgattgctttctcatatgtgcctaaccagggggctacagcagactgagtgaccccttgctcaagccagcaaccttgggtccaagctggtgagctttgttcaaaccagatgagcccacgctcaagctggcgaccttggggtctcgaacctgggtcctccacatcccagtccaacactctatccactgtgccaccaccaggtcaggccactCCTATCTCTTTTGCTAGTTTCCGTCCTTGTTCCATACATACAGGTTTCTCTTTCATATCATTTAGTCTTGCTAAAGTTTTGGGGTCATCTCAGATTTCAATCTGAGTTTTTGTTAATACAAAGGGTACATTTGGTGTGTATCCCTTAAATTCTGATACCCCCtcctcttccatattttttaatgagaCTGGATTAACCATAGAGAAGCATATATCAATACCAGTCACCAGATAAGATGAAGGCCTCAGATGATCATAGTCTTCCTGTTTGGCGGTGTGATAGAGTCAGTCCCAGGAGGTATTGCTTGCTGCTTACCATGATGTTGACAGCATAGTGGTCCTAGATAGTGGGTACATACTCCTCAGAGAAGG from Saccopteryx leptura isolate mSacLep1 chromosome 6, mSacLep1_pri_phased_curated, whole genome shotgun sequence harbors:
- the PROP1 gene encoding homeobox protein prophet of Pit-1 produces the protein MEAEQRNELGKQKKGRVCSSLWPESCPASGTRISTVDVSIQPYRNLSGIGVGRPRLSPQGGQRGPLHARRRHRTTFSPMQLEQLESAFGRNQYPDIWVRESLAQDTGLSEARIQVWFQNRRAKQRKQERSLLQPLTHLSPATFSGFLSESPACPYFYSTPSPPGTCFSLPYNHSLPSQPSTGGFFAQLHQSEDWYPTLHTNPAGHPPCPPLPPMLPLSLEQPKSWN